The region TATCATCTCACATGCTTCATGCTAGCTAGTCTTATAGTATATTAAACCAATTAATTATGTTTTATTAATCAGGTTTCTTGGAAATAATAGCTTAAATGGTACCTTGCCAAGGCAAAAGAGTAGATCTCTTCTCAATATGTAAGTTAacatatcttatatatatatatatatatatatatatttgtagctGGGTATGGTAATATGTTTAGAAAGAGTCATGGTAATGAGTCTGAAACTGACACTTCTGTGCTATGTTTTATGCTTACAGAGATGTATCATACAATAATCTAGTGGGAAGCATTCCTTCCTGGGTCAACAATCAACAAAATTTACACATGTATGtctctgatatatatatattcacaataAAGATTGTTTTTCCTTGTTATTCACTTAAATTTTCGTTCACTTTCATCCAAAAAGGACAGACTTATGTAAAGATGAAATTGACATTAATTTTATACTTGGCTTTGTTTGATGCAGTAACTTGGTTGGAAACAACTTTACTATAGATAATTCAAACAacaggtgattttttttttctctcatgtTTTTAAAAATAGTTTCCCACATTAATTGTTGCTCTTGGTTATAGCTATAAGCAATAAGCACCGACTGCTAGATACTAGTTAAAGTTATTTCTCTGCATTTTATTGCTGAAAAAACAACTTCTTTACTAATTCTATTGAAATTTATTATTGGTTTGTTATCAGTACTCTTCTTTCAGGGTTACTCTGCCTTCAAAGAAATTTCCCATGTAATCGAGACCATCCCCTCTGTAAGTACAgtttgtttattttctttgttttgattCAAATAAGCTTTATTACTTCAGAAATTGTCATTAAATGTCCTTTTACTTTCATTCCAGAGATACTATTTACACAATTGATTATAGTGGTTGTGTATTAATACTTAGTTATATGTCTTATTTTCTTATACAGATTACAACTTTGGAATCAACTCCGGTGGTAAACAAATGACATCTTCTTCTGATGGTCTTGTGTATGAAAAGGATGAAGAGGCTCTTGGTCCAGCTAATCATTTTGTCACCAGCTCCAACAGATGGGCAGTAAGCAATGTTGGAATTTTCTCAGGGAATAACAATGCTACCTATACAAGTAATTCATTATCTCAATTCACAAATACTTTAGACTCAGAACTATTCCAGACTGCAAGGCTTTCTGCCTCATCATTGAGATACTATGGTCTGGGGCTTGAGAATGGTAACTACACTGTCAAACTTCAGTTTGCAGAAACTGCTTTCGAAAATTCTCGCACCTGGAAAAGTCTTGGCCGGCGTATATTTGATATTTATGTCCAAGTAAAGACCACCTAATTATCCTAAGAATTTACATCAACTGAATTTCTTTTGCTCTTTTTGTCCTGTTTCTGTCTACTGTTTTCTGATTCTTTGTGTGAATTTACAACAGGGAAACCGTGTTATACAAAATTTTGATATTAGAAAGGAGGCAGATGAAGTCCCTCTCCGAGTGGTCCAGAAGGAGTCTAAGGCTCTAGTCTCACAGAACTACCTTGAAATCCATCTTTATTGGGCTGGAAAAGGAACTTGTTGCATACCAGCACAAGGTACTTATGGACCTTCCATTTCAGCCATCAGTGCTACTCCAGGTAATCTAACAGGGTCTACTTAATTCTAGGAGCAAATGAAAAGTGGCTTAACACTTTTAGGTATTGATTTTTTAACTACATATAAGGATAACGTAGTTGAATACTGTTGTTTTGATACAGATTTTGAACCAACTGTTAGTAACATTCCTCCAAGCAATAAGAAGAATCGAACTGGTATGATTGTAGGGATCATTGTTGGGGTTGGCGCTTTATGCTTTTTGTCTGTTTTAGTGGCTTTGTTTGTTCATAGAAGAAAGAAGTCTCAACTGAATGATGATGAAGGTAAGCACTTTCacctttttgtttttgtttttttttgtctgAAAGAGAATTTAAATATGGGAAAGCATACTGATTATTAGTTGATTTGCAGAGTTCTTGGGGATGGATGTTAAACCATTCACTTTTGGTTATGCTGAACTAAAGGCTGCCACAAATGATTTTGATTCTTCTAATAAGTTGGGAGAGGGAGGATTTGGACCTGTTTACAAGGTATGCATTTGCATTAATCAACTTCATAACAAATTGCAGGCTAAGTGATGATTGTTTTTTAATATCACAAAAGCTCATTGGTGAAAGAAAAtgcaattaaataaaattcaTTTGATTACACATATTTACCTTTGATACAACAACTAATAGGGAACACTTGAAGATGGAAGAGCTATTGCTGTGAAGCAATTGTCTGTGACTTCTCACCAAGGAAAGAGCCAGTTTGTGGCTGAGATTGCCACAATTTCTGCTGTGCAACATCGTAACCTTGTCAAATTATATGGATGTTGTATTGAGGGAGACAAACGACTTCTTGTTTACGAGTATCTGGAAAACAAGAGTCTTGATCAAGCACTATTTGGTATGATAATAACTCATTGTTGCTTATACACAACTTATAATGAGAACCAAAAGTTGTATTAAACATAACTCATAATATGGCTGACATGATCAGGTAAGCAAACCTTGAATTTGGATTGGTCAACACGGTTTGACATTTGCTTGGGCATTGCAAGAGGTCTAGCTTACCTTCATGAAGAATCACGGATTAGAATTGTACACAGAGATGTCAAATCGAGCAACATTCTTCTTGACTCTGATCTCATCCCCAAAATATCAGATTTTGGTCTGGCCAAACTTTATGATGATAAAAAGACTCATATAAGTACACGAGTTGCCGGAACTACGTAAGATTATCTTGATGATCAAGCTAgcttttgtttctttttctttattcaatTCTCAAAATATTATTACTAGCAATTTTTTGTACTAATTAAACTTTCATTTATGTTGCAGTGGTTATCTTGCACCTGAATATGCCATGCTTGGTCACCTTACAGAGAAAACAGATGTCTTTGCTTTTGGAGTTGTGGCATTAGAAATCCTTACTGGCAGACCAAATTCAGACTCAAGCTTAGATGCTGAAAAGATCTATCTTCTTGAATGGGTAACAAAAACTAAATTGTTTTCTATAAAGACTTTGGTATGCCTCATGTCATACTAAAAGAACAAAGACCTTTTAAAACTTCATTTGTTCTATATTTCTCATTTCATTCTCTTCTCTCAATAATGGAATGTCTTCATTTTACATTATCATCTCTTCAATCTCTCCATACATAACTTATCATTG is a window of Humulus lupulus chromosome 4, drHumLupu1.1, whole genome shotgun sequence DNA encoding:
- the LOC133829948 gene encoding probable LRR receptor-like serine/threonine-protein kinase At1g56140 isoform X1, with the translated sequence MSGLLGASSTPMFTIFNIVCGVWFFVFASFTKAQNGIQPTTDPSEVRALNSIFEQWKIKANTEQWNISGEPCSGAAIDDSVKFDDGSYNPFIKCDCSFDSGSLCHITQLKVYAVDVVGPIPEVLWTLTFLFNLNLGQNFLTGSLSPSIGNLTRMQYLSLGINALSGEVPKELGLLTELLILSFSSNNFSGPLPPELGNLSKLQQLYIDSAGVSGEIPSTFANLQSMQTLWASDNEFTGKIPAFIGNWTNLNTLRFQGNSFQGPIPSTFANLTSLSDLRLSEISNASSSLAFITNLKSLTNLVLRNNNITGSIPSNIGEHKELKQLDLSFNKLNGQIPNSLFNISKLDALFLGNNSLNGTLPRQKSRSLLNIDVSYNNLVGSIPSWVNNQQNLHINLVGNNFTIDNSNNSTLLSGLLCLQRNFPCNRDHPLYYNFGINSGGKQMTSSSDGLVYEKDEEALGPANHFVTSSNRWAVSNVGIFSGNNNATYTSNSLSQFTNTLDSELFQTARLSASSLRYYGLGLENGNYTVKLQFAETAFENSRTWKSLGRRIFDIYVQGNRVIQNFDIRKEADEVPLRVVQKESKALVSQNYLEIHLYWAGKGTCCIPAQGTYGPSISAISATPDFEPTVSNIPPSNKKNRTGMIVGIIVGVGALCFLSVLVALFVHRRKKSQLNDDEEFLGMDVKPFTFGYAELKAATNDFDSSNKLGEGGFGPVYKGTLEDGRAIAVKQLSVTSHQGKSQFVAEIATISAVQHRNLVKLYGCCIEGDKRLLVYEYLENKSLDQALFGKQTLNLDWSTRFDICLGIARGLAYLHEESRIRIVHRDVKSSNILLDSDLIPKISDFGLAKLYDDKKTHISTRVAGTTGYLAPEYAMLGHLTEKTDVFAFGVVALEILTGRPNSDSSLDAEKIYLLEWAWNLHEEDRELELIDSNLSEFNREDVRRIIGVAFLCTQTSPTARPSMSRVVAMLSRDIDVSTEVSRPGYLVDWKFNDVLMSRIAQETDPTLYASCTSTSDVEEAMPPQGEWLSSSNASKHQ
- the LOC133829948 gene encoding probable LRR receptor-like serine/threonine-protein kinase At1g56140 isoform X2; this translates as MSGLLGASSTPMFTIFNIVCGVWFFVFASFTKAQNGIQPTTDPSEVRALNSIFEQWKIKANTEQWNISGEPCSGAAIDDSVKFDDGSYNPFIKCDCSFDSGSLCHITQLKVYAVDVVGPIPEVLWTLTFLFNLNLGQNFLTGSLSPSIGNLTRMQYLSLGINALSGEVPKELGLLTELLILSFSSNNFSGPLPPELGNLSKLQQLYIDSAGVSGEIPSTFANLQSMQTLWASDNEFTGKIPAFIGNWTNLNTLRFQGNSFQGPIPSTFANLTSLSDLWLSEISNASSSLAFITNLKSLTNLVLRNNNITGSIPSNIGEHKELKQLDLSFNKLNGQIPNSLFNISKLDALFLGNNSLNGTLPRQKSRSLLNIDVSYNNLVGSIPSWVNNQQNLHINLVGNNFTIDNSNNSTLLSGLLCLQRNFPCNRDHPLYYNFGINSGGKQMTSSSDGLVYEKDEEALGPANHFVTSSNRWAVSNVGIFSGNNNATYTSNSLSQFTNTLDSELFQTARLSASSLRYYGLGLENGNYTVKLQFAETAFENSRTWKSLGRRIFDIYVQGNRVIQNFDIRKEADEVPLRVVQKESKALVSQNYLEIHLYWAGKGTCCIPAQGTYGPSISAISATPDFEPTVSNIPPSNKKNRTGMIVGIIVGVGALCFLSVLVALFVHRRKKSQLNDDEEFLGMDVKPFTFGYAELKAATNDFDSSNKLGEGGFGPVYKGTLEDGRAIAVKQLSVTSHQGKSQFVAEIATISAVQHRNLVKLYGCCIEGDKRLLVYEYLENKSLDQALFGKQTLNLDWSTRFDICLGIARGLAYLHEESRIRIVHRDVKSSNILLDSDLIPKISDFGLAKLYDDKKTHISTRVAGTTGYLAPEYAMLGHLTEKTDVFAFGVVALEILTGRPNSDSSLDAEKIYLLEWAWNLHEEDRELELIDSNLSEFNREDVRRIIGVAFLCTQTSPTARPSMSRVVAMLSRDIDVSTEVSRPGYLVDWKFNDVLMSRIAQETDPTLYASCTSTSDVEEAMPPQGEWLSSSNASKHQ